Part of the Variovorax sp. PAMC 28711 genome is shown below.
AGCAAGCCGGTGACCAAGTGGTCGGTCACGGTGCGTGAACCCGGGCAGGTGCCGCAGGTGTTCCAGCAAGCCTTCCACCTCATGCGCTCGGGCCGCCCCGGCCCCGTGCTGATCGACCTCCCGTTCGATGTGCAGATGGCACAGATCGAGTTCGACATCGACACCTACGAGCCGCTGGTGCCCTGGAAGCCCGCGGCCACGCGCGCCCAGATCGAGAAAGCGATCGCGATGCTCAATGCCGCCGAGCGCCCGCTCATCGTGGCGGGCGGCGGCGTCATCAACGCCGACGCAGCCGACCTGCTGGTGCGCTTCGCCGAAGCGACCGGCGTGCCGGTGATCCCGACTCTCATGGCCTGGGGCTCGATCCCCGACGACCACCCTTTGATGGCTGGCATGTGCGGCTTGCAGACCAGCCACCGCTACGGCAACGCGACGATGCTCGCCAGCGACTTCGTGCTGGGCATCGGCAACCGCTGGGCGAACCGCCACACGGGCTCGGTCGAGGTGTACACCAGGGGCCGCACCTTCGTGCACGTCGATATCGAGCCCACGCAGATCGGCCGCGTCTTTACGCCCGACTTCGGCATCGTGTCGGACGCCAAGATCGCGCTCGTGCAGTTCGTCGAAGTCGCCGAGCAGATGAAAGCCAGGGGCCAGCTGCCGGACCGGGCAGCGTGGGCCGGCGAATGCCGCGACCGCAAGAAGACGATGCTGCGCAAGACGAACTTCGCCGACGTGCCCATGAAGCCGCAGCGCGTGTACCAGTGCATGAACGCCAACTTCAGCCACGACACCTGCTACGTGAGCACGATCGGTCTCTCTCAGATCGCAGCCGCCCAGTTTCTGCACGTCTACAACCCGCGCCACTGGATCAACTGCGGCCAGGCCGGCCCGTTGGGCTGGACCATCTCGGCCGCACTCGGCGTGCGTGCCGCCGACCCGACCCGCAAGATCGTCGCGCTCTCCGGCGACTACGACTTCCAGTTCATGATCGAAGAGCTCGCGGTGGGTGCGCAGTTCAAGCTGCCCTACATCCACATCGTGGTGAACAACAGTTATCTCGGGCTGATCCGCCAGAGCCAGCGCGGCTTCGAGATGGACTACTGCGTGCAGCTCGCGTTCGACAACATCAACGCCGCACCCGATGCCGGCATCGAGGCCGGCTATGGCGTGGACCACATGAAGGTGGTCGAAGGTCTCGGCTGCAAGGCGATCCGTGTGTGCAAGCAGGAAGAGATGACACCCGCGATTGCGCACGCCGAAGCGTTGATGGCCGAGTTCGGCGTGCCGGTGGTGATCGAGGTGATGCTCGAGCGCGTGACCAACATCGCGATGGGCACCGAGATCGACGCGATCAACGAGTTCGAACCCTTGGCCGAAGGTGCGGAAGACGCGCCCACCTCGATCGCCATGGCGATGCTGGACTGAGCGCAGACGACATGCCCCAATTCGCCGCCAACCTCACGATGCTCTTCACCGAGCTGCCCTTCATGCAACGCTTCGAAGCCGCTGCCAGCGCGGGCTTCGAGGCTGTTGAATATCTCTTTCCTTACCCCTATCCCCGACAGGAACTCGCGGCTGCCCTGCACGCCAACGGGCTGCACCAGGTGCTGCACAACCTGCCCGCCGGCAACTGGGACGCCGGTGAGCGCGGCATCGCCTGCCACCCGGACCGACACAGCGAATTCCGCGAAGGCGTCGCCCGTGCCATCGACTACGCGACGGCGCTCGGCTGTCCGCGTGTCAACTGCCTCGTCGGCAAGTTGCCGCAGGGCGCCACCTCGAAGGATGTGCAGCCGACGCTGGTCGGCAACCTGCGCTACGCAGCGCGCGAGCTGGAGGCCGCCGGCATTCAGCTGTTGATCGAGCCGATCAACCCATTCGACATTCCGGGCTTCTTTCTCACGCGGACCGACCAGGCGCTCGCCCTGATCGACGAGGTCGGCGCATCGAACCTGTTCGTGCAATACGACATCTACCACGCGCAGCGAACCGAGGGCGAGCTTGGCGCCACGCTGGCCAAACACCTGCCTCGCATCGGCCACATCCAGCTGGCCGACAACCCGGGTCGCGGCGAACCGGGCACGGGCGAAATCAACTACCCATGGCTGTTCAGGCACATCGACGCGCTGGGCTACGAAGGCTGGATCGGTTGCGAATACAAACCGCGCACCACGACGGCCGAAGGCCTCGGCTGGCGCGAAGCACTCACGCAATAACAGGAAGGAGAAAAGCAGATGGCAAACATCGGATTCATCGGTCTCGGCATCATGGGCGCGCCCATGGCCGGGCACCTGCTCGCCGCGGGTCACACGCTTTTCGTTCACACGCGCAGGGCGGCGCCGGAGCCCTTCGCCTCCAGGGCGACGGTCTGCGCCTGCGCGACCGCGGTCGCGCAAAAGTCCGACGTCATCATCCTCATGCTGCCGGACACACCCGATGTCGAGGGGGTGCTGTTCGGCGAGAGCGGCGTGGCGGCCGGTCTCGCGCGCGGCAAGCTCGTGGTCGACTGCAGCTCGATCGACCCGATCCAGACGCAGGCCTTCGCGAAGAGGATCGAAGCGCTGGGCTGCGACTACGTCGACGCGCCCGTCTCGGGCGGCGAGGTCGGCGCCAAGGCGGCGAACCTGACGATCATGTGCGGCGGCAGCGAGGCGGCCTTCGCACGGGCGCTGCCGCTCTTCGAGAAGATGGGCAAGAACATCACGCGGGTCGGTGCGGCGGGCGCCGGGCAGATCACCAAGGTGGCGAACCAGATCATCGTGGCGCTCAACATCGCGGCGGTGTCCGAGGCGCTGGTGTTCGCGTCGAAGGCGGGCGCCGACCCGGCGAAGGTGCGGCAGGCGTTGATGGGCGGTTTCGCGTCGTCGCGCATCCTCGAAGTGCACGGCGAACGCATGATTCACCGCACCTTCGCGCCGGGCTTTCGCATCGCCCTGCACCAGAAGGACCTGAACCTTGCGCTGCAGAGCGCGCGTTCGCTCGGCGTGGCGCTGCCGCAAACCGCCGGCGCGGCACAGCTCATGAACGCCTGCGCGGCGCTGGGGCATGCGCAAGCCGATCACTCGGCGCTGGTCAAGGCAGTGGAAGCGCTGGCGCAGCACCCGGTGCGGCCCGACAGCGTACTTCCCACTACAGAAGCCGACGCCGCTTTGGGGTAGCCTCGATCGGTCGTCCCAGAGAACCCAAGGAGAAATTCAATGGCCGCCCCTCTTTCCCCGGCAGAAGAAGCCCTTCGCGAAGCCGCACGCGAATACCACCGCAGCCCGGTGCGCGGCAAGATTTCGATCACGCC
Proteins encoded:
- the gcl gene encoding glyoxylate carboligase, which gives rise to MAKMTAAQAAVLVMEKEGVTQAFGVPGTAINPLYAALRKQGTIAHILARHVEGASHMAEGYTRAVAGNIGVCIGTSGPAGTDMITGLYSAWADSIPILCITGQAPRARLYKEDFQAVDIESISKPVTKWSVTVREPGQVPQVFQQAFHLMRSGRPGPVLIDLPFDVQMAQIEFDIDTYEPLVPWKPAATRAQIEKAIAMLNAAERPLIVAGGGVINADAADLLVRFAEATGVPVIPTLMAWGSIPDDHPLMAGMCGLQTSHRYGNATMLASDFVLGIGNRWANRHTGSVEVYTRGRTFVHVDIEPTQIGRVFTPDFGIVSDAKIALVQFVEVAEQMKARGQLPDRAAWAGECRDRKKTMLRKTNFADVPMKPQRVYQCMNANFSHDTCYVSTIGLSQIAAAQFLHVYNPRHWINCGQAGPLGWTISAALGVRAADPTRKIVALSGDYDFQFMIEELAVGAQFKLPYIHIVVNNSYLGLIRQSQRGFEMDYCVQLAFDNINAAPDAGIEAGYGVDHMKVVEGLGCKAIRVCKQEEMTPAIAHAEALMAEFGVPVVIEVMLERVTNIAMGTEIDAINEFEPLAEGAEDAPTSIAMAMLD
- the hyi gene encoding hydroxypyruvate isomerase: MPQFAANLTMLFTELPFMQRFEAAASAGFEAVEYLFPYPYPRQELAAALHANGLHQVLHNLPAGNWDAGERGIACHPDRHSEFREGVARAIDYATALGCPRVNCLVGKLPQGATSKDVQPTLVGNLRYAARELEAAGIQLLIEPINPFDIPGFFLTRTDQALALIDEVGASNLFVQYDIYHAQRTEGELGATLAKHLPRIGHIQLADNPGRGEPGTGEINYPWLFRHIDALGYEGWIGCEYKPRTTTAEGLGWREALTQ
- a CDS encoding 2-hydroxy-3-oxopropionate reductase: MANIGFIGLGIMGAPMAGHLLAAGHTLFVHTRRAAPEPFASRATVCACATAVAQKSDVIILMLPDTPDVEGVLFGESGVAAGLARGKLVVDCSSIDPIQTQAFAKRIEALGCDYVDAPVSGGEVGAKAANLTIMCGGSEAAFARALPLFEKMGKNITRVGAAGAGQITKVANQIIVALNIAAVSEALVFASKAGADPAKVRQALMGGFASSRILEVHGERMIHRTFAPGFRIALHQKDLNLALQSARSLGVALPQTAGAAQLMNACAALGHAQADHSALVKAVEALAQHPVRPDSVLPTTEADAALG